A region from the Triticum urartu cultivar G1812 chromosome 1, Tu2.1, whole genome shotgun sequence genome encodes:
- the LOC125539471 gene encoding flavonol 3-sulfotransferase-like gives MAAPPSASILVGPVPFKDVVGDDDDNGAAPPGEYDDIVSALPTSTTIGLRHYHGAWVSEWRVRGVISAQRRFVPRPGDMLLGSPPKCGTTWLKALSFAVMARDAYPPGADGHPLRRLNPHDCVPFMDELFSAGQQAKLDALPSPRLMNTHMHHSLLPASVADNPACKIVYVCREPKDMVVSMWHFLRGAWRFTFAELFEWACEGKTPNGPVWEHILGYWRASRAAPERVMFLRYEEMLADPIGHVRELARFLGRPFSAADEAAGLPASVVELCSFEALRGVSARSAGSCSGSRVEFSHQSYFRKGAVGDWTNHMTADMARRFDAIVEDKLRGSGLAFN, from the coding sequence ATGGCTGCTCCTCCTAGCGCGTCCATCCTCGTCGGCCCGGTCCCGTTCAAGGACGTCGtcggcgacgacgacgacaacggaGCCGCCCCACCGGGCGAGTACGACGACATCGTCTCCGCCCTGCCGACCAGCACAACGATCGGCTTGCGTCACTACCACGGCGCCTGGGTCAGCGAGTGGAGGGTCCGGGGTGTCATCTCCGCCCAGCGACGCTTCGTCCCGCGCCCCGGCGACATGCTCCTGGGCAGCCCGCCCAAGTGCGGCACCACGTGGCTCAAGGCGCTGTCCTTCGCTGTCATGGCGCGCGACGCGTACCCGCCCGGTGCCGACGGGCACCCGCTCCGCCGCCTCAACCCGCACGACTGCGTCCCCTTCATGGACGAGCTGTTCAGCGCCGGGCAGCAGGCCAAGCTGGACGCGTTGCCGTCGCCGAGGCTCATGAACACGCACATGCACCACTCCCTTCTCCCGGCCTCCGTCGCCGACAACCCCGCCTGCAAGATCGTCTATGTCTGCAGGGAGCCCAAGGACATGGTGGTCTCGATGTGGCACTTCCTCCGCGGCGCCTGGCGGTTCACCTTCGCTGAGCTATTTGAGTGGGCTTGCGAGGGGAAGACGCCCAACGGGCCGGTATGGGAGCACATCCTCGGGTACTGGAGGGCGAGCAGGGCCGCGCCGGAGAGGGTCATGTTCCTGAGGTACGAGGAGATGCTCGCGGATCCCATCGGCCACGTCCGGGAGCTGGCGCGGTTCCTCGGGCGGCCCTTCTCGGCCGCCGACGAGGCGGCGGGGCTGCCGGCGAGCGTCGTGGAGCTGTGCAGCTTCGAAGCTCTGAGAGGCGTGAGCGCCCGGAGCGCGGGGTCTTGCAGCGGCTCGCGCGTCGAGTTCTCGCACCAGTCCTACTTCAGGAAAGGGGCGGTGGGGGACTGGACCAACCACATGACGGCAGACATGGCGCGCCGCTTCGACGCCATTGTTGAGGACAAGCTCCGTGGGTCGGGTCTCGCTTTCAACTGA
- the LOC125539556 gene encoding uncharacterized protein LOC125539556, which translates to MAVRWPSTAVAACAIGASLLVLCTLMASSASAQAPPPQVRTVPKGSNLVVIKPGGGKRNSKFTCTDTKKKRPGCEATCPSRCPKECLVLCPSCMTFCLCDFYAGASCGDPRFTGGDGNNFYFHGKKNQDFCILSDDDLHINAHFIGNHNPATSRDFTWIQAVGVMFAHHRLHLGAVRSTRWDSDVDHLDIAFDDERVDLAPADGARWSSTSVPGLSITRTAQANNVVVELKGVFRIVANAVPITAEESKVHSYGVTADDCLAHLDLGFKFQALSDDVHGVLGQTYRSDYVNKLNVTSKMPVMSGTADYVSSALFASDCAVTRFGRPAAATARTAGGIAMVTDAKYV; encoded by the exons ATGGCGGTGCGGTGGCCGTCGACCGCCGTGGCCGCGTGCGCGATCGGCGCGAGCCTCCTAGTCCTGTGCACGCTCATGGCGTCGTCGGCGTCCGCCCAGGCGCCGCCGCCACAGGTGCGTACGGTGCCCAAGGGCAGCAACCTGGTGGTGATCAAGCCGGGGGGCGGGAAGCGCAACAGCAAGTTCACCTGCACCGACACCAAGAAGAAGCGGCCCGGGTGCGAGGCCACCTGCCCCAGCCGCTGCCCCAAAGAGTGCCTCGTCCTCTGCCCATCCTGCATGACCTTCTGCC TGTGTGACTTCTACGCGGGGGCGTCGTGCGGCGACCCGCGCTTCACCGGCGGCGACGGCAACAACTTCTACTTCCACGGCAAGAAGAACCAGGACTTCTGCATCCTCTCCGACGACGACCTCCACATCAACGCGCACTTCATCGGCAACCACAACCCCGCGACGAGCCGCGACTTCACCTGGATCCAGGCCGTGGGTGTCATGTTCGcccaccaccgcctccacctcgGCGCCGTCCGTTCCACCCGGTGGGACTCCGACGTCGACCACCTTGACATCGCCTTCGACGACGAGCGCGTAGATCTGGCTCCCGCCGACGGCGCGCGCTGGTCGTCCACCTCCGTGCCAGGCCTCTCCATCACCCGCACGGCGCAGGCCAACAACGTCGTCGTCGAGCTCAAAGGGGTGTTCCGGATCGTGGCCAATGCCGTGCCCATCACCGCCGAGGAGTCAAAGGTGCACAGCTATGGCGTCACCGCCGACGACTGCCTCGCGCACCTCGACCTCGGGTTCAAGTTCCAGGCCCTCTCCGACGACGTCCACGGCGTGCTCGGCCAGACCTACCGCTCCGACTACGTCAACAAGCTCAACGTCACCTCGAAGATGCCCGTCATGAGCGGCACCGCCGACTACGTCTCCTCGGCCCTGTTCGCCTCGGACTGCGCCGTCACGAGGTTCGGCCGCCCCGCCGCGGCAACAGCACGCACCGCCGGCGGCATCGCCATGGTCACGGACGCCAAGTACGTGTAG